From Echinicola jeungdonensis, the proteins below share one genomic window:
- a CDS encoding biopolymer transporter Tol, with amino-acid sequence MKVYLFVISFALLWLGSTLDLKAQFDRERFGKNRLQHKELDWYFYSSNNFEVYYYDGGRENARMAIDYLENQFERITQMVGYVAYTKPKVYIYNSREDWLQSNLDLNENNYTVSGQTYFSKLLAEVPYTGKWATFKEELVYRTSKIIIEEMLYGSTIADAFQSNLINSFPDWFIDGAALYLAKGWDREMDDFVRHYLKENEQPRLYKLNSEQAELVGQSIWNFIVERYGKRYVSSILNLSRINRNEETSIANTLGKSFKEFIQQWRDYYVGLNENVLNTFESPDTEKIIASTSKGKPGAINDIKFSPDAKHLAYVENNNGKYKVKVRNLSTDREVTIYKGGHSSDDQEANFTSPVIAWRDTLNLTIATFKRGVTTLRMRSIDGSSQDKIFLRNITQVTSLDFAPNGTNMVLSAISNGRSDIYTLNIRGRGKKLTNDVFDNITPTFINDSTIVFASNKADLPDSVLTRTPDVRKLPEYFNLFRMDLGDSIVTSRLTNMNSVNYMPRVMNRNFVLHLSDQSGITNVMRLGLGSSVSSQVSAFDKSLESFDYAPSVNRWAYSYHDGIRSKLILEPYPNLDKFTPSIPRVQLEQAKKLNERISTRRIDNNAGEAPDEEKDQEKEASNTLPEEPVVQLDTLQPAAPQTGSINLDRLRFEREGGIDIENYQFDSVPEPVEEESLDNTTGRSDILDAFRQQSMQRRVTGPREYIPQFIANSLNTSFVVDPLRGFGISLNAKMTDLLDNHSFTGGLMTTMDFRSGSDIFFEYQYLKHRIDFRGRYDRKALVITEGDLTHQRYVLNKTELGISYPINVHSRVTLAPFFAKTQYFNLNSDSLIRGNGGIDNSFDVNYLGGKAEFVMDKTTLLGLYMEQGFKGKIGIIHYQGIDKSERSFSNAYLDLRNYQKIHKSITFATRLFAGSYFGNNPQRYLVGGMDNWLFNEFYQPPSNRPESSPIRNNDGVENSDILFAQFVDLRGYDYDEIRGKNVITFTAELRIPLFAYLSRGNIASNFIRNFQLVGFYDAGSSWDRSAPWERVNDQNTEVINTEGSPFKITLNNFNNPWLQSFGGGLRTVLLNYYVKFDVARPVRNYNVEETRFYVTLGYNF; translated from the coding sequence ATGAAAGTATATTTGTTTGTTATTTCTTTTGCCCTTTTATGGCTTGGATCTACTTTGGATCTGAAGGCCCAATTTGACCGGGAAAGGTTTGGGAAAAACAGGTTGCAGCACAAGGAGCTCGATTGGTATTTTTACAGTTCAAACAATTTTGAAGTTTATTATTATGATGGCGGAAGGGAAAATGCCCGGATGGCCATCGACTACCTGGAAAATCAATTTGAACGTATTACCCAAATGGTCGGTTATGTGGCCTATACCAAACCCAAGGTTTATATTTATAATTCCCGAGAAGACTGGTTGCAAAGTAATTTGGACCTCAATGAAAACAATTACACCGTCAGCGGCCAGACCTATTTTTCCAAACTTTTGGCAGAGGTTCCATACACTGGGAAATGGGCCACTTTTAAGGAGGAGTTAGTTTACCGAACCTCCAAAATCATTATTGAGGAAATGTTATACGGGTCCACTATAGCTGATGCTTTTCAGTCTAATTTGATCAACAGTTTCCCGGATTGGTTTATTGATGGCGCTGCCCTTTACCTTGCCAAAGGTTGGGACAGGGAAATGGATGATTTTGTAAGGCATTATTTAAAGGAAAATGAGCAGCCCAGGCTTTATAAACTGAACTCTGAACAAGCGGAGTTAGTCGGGCAGTCAATATGGAATTTTATTGTGGAGAGGTATGGTAAGCGGTATGTTTCCAGTATTTTGAATTTAAGCCGTATCAACCGGAATGAAGAAACCAGCATTGCCAATACATTGGGCAAGAGTTTCAAGGAATTTATCCAGCAATGGCGGGATTATTATGTGGGGCTCAATGAAAATGTGCTCAATACTTTTGAATCCCCTGATACGGAAAAAATAATTGCTTCTACTTCAAAAGGTAAACCAGGAGCCATAAATGATATCAAGTTCAGCCCTGATGCCAAACATTTGGCTTATGTGGAGAATAACAATGGAAAATATAAAGTAAAGGTTAGAAATCTTAGTACTGACCGGGAAGTAACCATTTACAAAGGCGGTCATTCTTCAGATGATCAGGAAGCCAATTTTACCTCCCCGGTAATTGCCTGGAGGGATACTCTGAATCTTACCATCGCCACCTTCAAACGGGGGGTAACCACACTTCGAATGAGAAGCATCGATGGAAGTAGTCAGGACAAAATTTTCCTCCGAAATATCACCCAGGTTACCAGTCTTGATTTTGCTCCCAATGGTACCAATATGGTTCTTTCGGCTATTTCCAACGGCCGGAGTGATATTTATACCCTCAATATAAGGGGGAGAGGGAAGAAGTTGACCAATGATGTTTTTGATAACATCACCCCTACCTTCATCAACGATTCCACCATTGTTTTTGCTTCCAATAAGGCGGATTTGCCGGACAGTGTACTTACCCGAACGCCGGATGTCCGCAAGTTGCCTGAATATTTTAACCTTTTCCGCATGGATTTGGGGGATAGTATTGTGACCAGCCGGCTTACCAATATGAATTCGGTTAATTATATGCCAAGGGTAATGAACAGGAATTTTGTCCTTCATCTCAGTGATCAAAGTGGTATCACAAATGTAATGAGATTGGGTTTGGGAAGTTCCGTTTCCAGCCAGGTCTCTGCTTTTGACAAAAGTTTAGAAAGCTTTGATTATGCCCCATCAGTAAACCGTTGGGCTTATTCTTACCATGACGGCATACGCAGTAAATTGATACTGGAACCTTATCCAAATTTGGACAAGTTTACCCCAAGTATACCCAGGGTCCAGTTGGAACAAGCCAAAAAACTAAATGAAAGGATCTCCACCAGAAGGATTGATAATAATGCCGGGGAGGCTCCCGATGAGGAAAAAGATCAAGAGAAAGAAGCCTCTAATACTTTACCTGAAGAACCAGTAGTTCAATTGGATACTTTACAACCTGCAGCACCCCAAACAGGATCCATAAACCTGGATCGGTTAAGGTTTGAAAGGGAAGGGGGCATTGATATAGAAAATTACCAATTTGACTCTGTCCCAGAACCTGTGGAGGAAGAGTCCCTGGATAATACAACCGGTAGAAGTGATATCCTGGATGCTTTCCGCCAACAAAGTATGCAAAGGAGGGTGACCGGGCCAAGGGAATATATTCCCCAATTCATTGCTAACAGCCTCAATACTTCATTTGTGGTGGACCCTTTAAGAGGGTTTGGAATCAGTCTCAATGCAAAAATGACGGATTTACTGGATAACCACTCCTTTACCGGAGGGCTGATGACCACCATGGATTTCAGGTCTGGAAGTGATATTTTCTTTGAGTACCAATATTTAAAGCATAGAATTGATTTCAGGGGAAGGTATGATCGAAAAGCTTTGGTGATCACGGAGGGTGACCTGACACATCAGAGGTATGTCCTAAATAAAACAGAATTGGGTATTTCTTATCCAATTAATGTGCATAGCCGGGTGACTTTGGCACCATTTTTTGCCAAAACCCAGTATTTTAACCTGAATTCTGACTCTCTGATTCGAGGCAATGGGGGGATTGATAATAGTTTTGATGTAAATTACCTCGGTGGTAAAGCAGAATTTGTGATGGATAAAACCACCCTTTTAGGGCTTTATATGGAGCAAGGCTTTAAGGGAAAGATTGGAATTATCCATTATCAAGGTATCGACAAATCCGAGCGGTCATTTAGCAACGCCTACCTGGACCTGAGGAATTATCAAAAAATCCATAAAAGCATCACATTTGCCACTAGGCTTTTTGCAGGGTCTTATTTTGGAAATAACCCACAACGCTACCTGGTCGGTGGTATGGATAATTGGCTTTTTAATGAATTTTATCAGCCCCCTTCCAACCGGCCGGAATCCAGTCCAATCCGGAATAATGATGGGGTTGAAAACTCCGATATTCTATTTGCTCAATTTGTGGACCTCCGAGGCTATGATTATGATGAAATCCGTGGTAAGAATGTAATCACCTTTACTGCAGAGTTAAGGATACCCTTGTTTGCCTATCTTTCCAGGGGAAATATCGCCTCCAATTTTATTAGAAATTTCCAATTGGTAGGTTTTTATGATGCAGGATCTTCCTGGGACCGTTCCGCCCCATGGGAGAGGGTCAATGACCAAAATACCGAAGTGATCAACACGGAAGGGTCTCCTTTTAAAATCACCCTTAATAACTTTAACAACCCATGGCTCCAGAGTTTTGGGGGAGGCTTGAGGACTGTTTTGCTCAATTACTATGTGAAATTTGATGTTGCCCGGCCTGTAAGAAACTATAATGTTGAGGAAACCCGCTTTTATGTGACTTTGGGGTATAATTTCTAA
- a CDS encoding NAD(P)/FAD-dependent oxidoreductase gives MEVDFLLIGQGLAGTVLSQRLLKAGKTVGLIDEPGKNKSSRVAAGLYNPVTGRKMVKTWNADLLFPEIIPLYRELEDLLGIKIIYPRPIYRPFVSIEEQNEWMGKSGDEGFRGYIETVRMSSKYDEVNDPYGGILLKNCGFVDLAALLDAYTGWLNEKGFLVQSTFDEDKLIRKDDGFIYGEIKAKNLIYCNGIGAMKSRFFDWLPFAPVKGEILEINEEFKPYEIINRGVFRITMPDGLIRVGSTYSRHDLDTGPSSQGKRTILEKLEKLVHASDREIIQHKSGIRPATRDRRPFLGKYPQEKNVYIFNGFGAKGVSLVPYFSKVMLDLLIHGEEPEKGVNISRFFKYI, from the coding sequence ATGGAAGTAGATTTTTTACTAATTGGACAGGGCCTGGCAGGGACGGTATTGTCCCAACGTTTGCTAAAAGCCGGAAAAACCGTTGGCCTGATTGATGAACCTGGAAAAAATAAAAGCAGTAGGGTGGCGGCTGGACTTTATAATCCGGTTACCGGGAGGAAAATGGTCAAAACCTGGAATGCTGATCTGCTTTTTCCGGAAATCATTCCGCTATACCGGGAACTGGAAGACCTGTTGGGGATAAAAATAATATACCCTAGGCCCATTTACAGGCCTTTTGTCAGTATTGAAGAACAAAATGAATGGATGGGAAAAAGTGGGGATGAGGGGTTTAGGGGTTATATTGAAACGGTCAGGATGTCCAGCAAATATGATGAGGTCAATGACCCTTATGGAGGAATTTTGTTGAAAAATTGTGGCTTTGTGGACCTGGCTGCTCTTTTGGATGCTTATACGGGTTGGTTGAATGAAAAGGGATTTTTGGTACAATCGACTTTTGATGAGGATAAATTAATCAGAAAGGATGATGGTTTTATTTATGGGGAAATAAAAGCCAAAAATCTTATTTATTGCAATGGCATTGGAGCCATGAAAAGCCGGTTTTTTGATTGGCTGCCTTTTGCCCCCGTTAAAGGTGAAATTCTGGAAATAAATGAAGAATTCAAACCTTATGAAATCATCAACCGCGGGGTGTTTAGGATCACCATGCCTGATGGTTTGATAAGGGTGGGGTCCACTTATAGTCGGCATGACCTGGACACCGGGCCAAGCAGCCAGGGAAAAAGGACTATTTTGGAAAAATTGGAAAAGTTGGTTCATGCTTCCGATAGGGAAATTATTCAACACAAAAGTGGGATACGACCAGCTACCCGGGATAGAAGACCATTTTTAGGGAAATATCCTCAAGAGAAAAACGTTTATATATTCAATGGCTTTGGAGCCAAAGGGGTTTCTTTGGTTCCTTATTTCAGTAAGGTGATGTTGGATTTGTTGATCCATGGTGAGGAACCGGAAAAAGGTGTTAACATAAGTCGATTTTTTAAGTATATTTAA
- a CDS encoding MBL fold metallo-hydrolase gives MLNVKTFTFNPFQENTYLLYDETKEAIIIDPGCYEKEEKEALHQFIKENQLNPVQLLNTHCHIDHVLGNDYVKRTFNIPLLIHPKDDPVLRAISAYASNYGFPAFDECEADDYIEEGQEINFGKTTLQIRWVPGHSPGHVIFYHPETKTCIGGDTLFQGSIGRTDLPGGDHETLLEAIKTKMFSLPDDVKVYPGHGPTTSIGFEKINNPFVGERAQF, from the coding sequence ATGTTGAATGTTAAAACTTTTACCTTCAATCCCTTTCAGGAAAACACCTACCTACTTTATGATGAAACTAAAGAGGCAATCATCATCGATCCCGGGTGTTATGAAAAAGAGGAAAAGGAAGCCTTGCATCAATTTATCAAGGAAAACCAACTCAATCCCGTCCAATTGCTCAACACCCATTGCCATATTGACCATGTGCTGGGAAATGACTATGTAAAGAGGACTTTTAACATTCCTTTACTGATCCATCCAAAAGATGATCCAGTATTAAGGGCCATCAGTGCTTATGCTTCCAATTATGGATTTCCAGCATTTGATGAATGTGAGGCGGATGATTATATTGAGGAAGGTCAGGAAATCAATTTTGGAAAAACCACCCTCCAAATCCGCTGGGTTCCGGGGCATTCCCCCGGACATGTGATTTTTTATCATCCTGAGACCAAAACCTGCATTGGAGGGGACACCCTATTTCAAGGTAGCATAGGGAGAACGGACCTTCCAGGGGGAGACCATGAAACATTACTGGAAGCCATCAAAACTAAAATGTTTAGCCTTCCGGATGATGTAAAAGTCTATCCAGGCCACGGCCCTACTACCAGTATTGGCTTTGAAAAAATCAACAACCCATTTGTCGGAGAAAGAGCACAGTTTTGA
- the pssA gene encoding CDP-diacylglycerol--serine O-phosphatidyltransferase — MSIKKHIPNAITSLNLVAGMAGIFFVLEGKLTYGTYFILAAAFFDFFDGWAARMLGVSGEIGKQLDSLADLVTFGVLPTFVVFKMLQTAFPDSLLPFLAFFIGIQSALRLAKFNIDTRQTDRFIGLPTPANALLLSTLPFLANKFIWAQNLIFQGYFLLAFALVLAFLLTAELPLIALKFKNYALRENIYRYLVVLIGIVSLAFLGIAGIPFAILGYIVLSIIENWTVSHEG, encoded by the coding sequence TTGAGTATCAAAAAACACATCCCCAATGCCATCACCAGTTTGAATTTGGTGGCCGGAATGGCCGGAATTTTCTTTGTACTTGAAGGCAAACTCACTTATGGGACTTACTTTATTCTGGCGGCAGCTTTCTTTGATTTCTTTGATGGATGGGCTGCCCGGATGCTTGGGGTAAGTGGGGAGATAGGCAAGCAGTTGGATTCCCTGGCAGACCTTGTAACCTTTGGAGTATTGCCCACTTTTGTGGTATTCAAAATGCTCCAAACCGCATTTCCCGATAGCCTCCTGCCCTTTTTGGCCTTTTTTATAGGAATACAATCCGCCCTGAGGCTTGCAAAATTTAATATTGACACCCGTCAAACCGACCGGTTTATAGGTCTTCCCACTCCGGCCAATGCATTGTTGCTGTCTACTCTACCTTTTTTGGCGAATAAATTTATTTGGGCTCAAAACTTAATTTTCCAAGGATATTTTCTTTTGGCCTTTGCCCTGGTACTGGCATTTTTGCTTACTGCTGAGCTGCCATTAATAGCCTTAAAATTCAAGAATTATGCCTTGAGGGAAAACATCTATAGGTACCTGGTGGTCTTGATTGGTATTGTAAGCCTTGCATTTTTGGGTATTGCTGGGATTCCTTTTGCCATTTTGGGTTATATTGTCCTTTCTATAATAGAAAACTGGACAGTTTCCCATGAAGGGTAA
- the porU gene encoding type IX secretion system sortase PorU, which yields MKGKWNISYLFWALAGFFFLNETKAQTDFYKIPITDEGIYKISILEAQSFGASSLEDITLYGSPGILPQELNSMALKLREIPTLIQNNSLYVFLAGPHQVIPDEDGLSYQHHYYSDTLYYLIEVGKSRTKEIPQVSVQNGEEAGGKWLYQVGVHKKEENNLLSSGRKWYGDRIFSGQSSTLALPQTIPENAPLFFKANFMAQSTSQSQLYLRLGSTELVNMSISPIPQSTYGIKGREKSSSVIISSNNISENAPLNFQTETADPNGMAMVDYILQGRGFDSKLLPEGIYYSLEDIPFQVGIQSQQEIWDISDFYDPRRLNLQLGTALLQNSQKLAIFDPQNIPEIPPVIPADLSLKLLQNEPELIIIAAPELENQARRLAEHKISRGLPTLVTTPQMIYDAYSYGTQDVSALRNFLAYHYQQHQQLKNVLFFGKGTFDYKNISGGRPNLVPTYSSRNNLNPLTSYSSDDYFGILENGAGIWEESSEGDRPLNIGVGRIPAINVQEAKTAVDKIIRYESDAPLGNWKREVLFVADDGDQNIHLGHAESHSQFIQNQNPEIRVNKLYLDDYEQLEEGSSQSSPAAKSAFFQHIEEGTLFINYIGHGNESTLMAEEIFQVTDLEDWPSNEILPLFVTATCEFGRHDSPYSRSGAEELLFAQNKGAIALLTTGRPVFSSLNFALNQAFISAVFSKENGEYLSLGEIFKITKNNSLNGPYNRNFSLLGDPSLKLALPELSVQMEVPIDLDSKMQVDTLRALQKISIRGNIQDPLTQSNVSSFNGEYQITLLDKAGELTTLGDESQPISYDNPNILLHQGTGKVKNGQFEAQLIIPQNIDYKFGEGIIRLYAREESSQLEAFGAQSVIIGGSDSRPANDLEGPHIQLFAEDSLKKVEVIPSKQMRLLVHLQDSSGIQISPNNLGQNITLQINQGKTIILNDHYYSINDGFTRGRIDITLDDLREGNNIVQLTAFDNQGNSSTAQLEIRVEGSDQLSILDHMAFPNPAESDCHFWLEHNRPGETLICQLSIYSMEGREIFSTNKRFPKADRIVDGLAWFFLRNKTSFPAKGTYIYKLELMSETDNTSDLASGKIYIQ from the coding sequence ATGAAGGGTAAGTGGAATATATCATATTTGTTTTGGGCTTTAGCAGGATTTTTCTTTCTCAATGAAACTAAAGCCCAAACGGATTTTTATAAAATCCCCATTACTGATGAAGGCATCTATAAAATCAGCATATTAGAGGCACAATCCTTCGGCGCAAGTTCATTGGAGGACATTACCCTATATGGTTCTCCCGGAATACTTCCCCAGGAGCTGAATAGCATGGCCCTTAAACTCAGGGAAATCCCAACCCTGATCCAGAATAACTCCTTGTATGTTTTCTTGGCCGGCCCACATCAGGTCATTCCCGATGAAGATGGATTGAGTTACCAACACCATTATTACTCAGACACCTTATATTATTTGATTGAAGTTGGGAAAAGCCGCACAAAGGAAATCCCACAAGTTTCAGTACAAAATGGAGAAGAGGCTGGTGGAAAATGGCTTTACCAAGTTGGTGTACATAAAAAAGAAGAAAATAATCTCCTGTCTTCCGGAAGAAAATGGTATGGAGATAGGATTTTTTCAGGCCAATCCTCTACCCTTGCACTTCCACAAACCATTCCGGAAAATGCGCCTTTATTTTTTAAGGCCAATTTTATGGCCCAGTCCACTTCCCAAAGCCAACTATATTTAAGATTGGGTTCCACTGAATTGGTCAATATGTCCATATCTCCCATTCCACAATCTACTTACGGGATCAAAGGCCGGGAAAAATCCTCCTCTGTAATAATTTCCTCAAACAATATTTCGGAAAACGCCCCTCTCAATTTCCAAACCGAAACTGCTGACCCCAACGGAATGGCCATGGTGGATTACATTTTACAGGGAAGGGGATTTGATTCCAAGTTATTGCCTGAAGGAATATATTATAGCCTTGAGGACATTCCCTTTCAGGTAGGAATTCAAAGTCAACAGGAAATCTGGGACATTTCTGATTTTTATGATCCTAGAAGATTGAACCTGCAGCTTGGAACAGCCTTACTTCAAAACAGCCAAAAATTAGCCATTTTTGACCCACAAAATATACCTGAAATCCCCCCAGTAATTCCTGCAGATCTATCCTTAAAATTGCTTCAAAATGAACCGGAATTGATCATCATTGCTGCTCCGGAACTGGAAAACCAGGCCAGAAGATTGGCCGAACATAAGATTTCAAGGGGATTACCCACCTTGGTCACAACTCCTCAAATGATTTATGATGCCTACAGTTACGGCACCCAGGATGTGTCCGCTTTAAGAAATTTCCTTGCTTACCATTACCAGCAGCATCAACAATTAAAAAATGTACTTTTTTTTGGAAAGGGAACATTTGATTATAAAAACATTTCTGGAGGCCGGCCTAACCTTGTCCCTACTTATAGTTCCAGAAATAACCTCAACCCTTTAACCTCCTACAGTTCTGACGATTATTTTGGGATCTTGGAAAATGGTGCCGGAATTTGGGAAGAAAGCAGTGAGGGTGATAGGCCATTAAATATCGGTGTGGGAAGAATTCCTGCCATCAATGTCCAGGAAGCAAAAACGGCAGTGGATAAAATCATCCGCTACGAATCTGATGCTCCATTGGGGAACTGGAAAAGGGAGGTATTATTTGTGGCTGACGATGGGGACCAAAATATTCACTTGGGTCATGCTGAATCCCACTCTCAATTTATACAAAACCAAAATCCTGAAATCAGGGTCAACAAACTCTATTTGGATGATTATGAACAATTAGAGGAAGGTAGTTCTCAATCTTCCCCCGCTGCCAAGTCTGCTTTTTTCCAACATATTGAAGAAGGGACTTTATTCATCAACTATATAGGCCACGGTAATGAATCCACCTTGATGGCTGAAGAAATTTTCCAGGTCACCGACTTGGAAGACTGGCCCAGCAATGAGATTCTTCCCCTTTTTGTAACGGCTACCTGTGAATTTGGCCGGCATGACAGTCCTTATTCCAGGTCTGGGGCAGAGGAATTATTATTTGCCCAAAATAAGGGAGCCATTGCCTTGCTGACTACTGGGAGGCCTGTCTTCAGCAGTCTTAATTTCGCCTTAAACCAGGCCTTTATATCAGCAGTTTTTTCCAAGGAAAATGGTGAATATCTAAGCCTGGGGGAAATCTTTAAAATCACCAAAAACAACAGCCTCAACGGCCCGTACAACCGGAACTTTTCCCTCCTGGGAGATCCCAGTTTAAAATTAGCACTTCCGGAACTTTCCGTTCAAATGGAAGTACCAATAGACCTGGACTCAAAAATGCAAGTGGATACTCTCCGGGCCCTTCAAAAAATAAGCATTAGGGGAAACATCCAAGATCCGCTCACCCAGTCTAACGTTTCCTCTTTTAATGGTGAATACCAAATCACCTTGTTGGACAAGGCTGGAGAATTGACCACCCTGGGGGACGAAAGCCAGCCCATAAGCTATGACAACCCCAATATCCTACTCCATCAAGGAACGGGAAAGGTAAAAAATGGTCAGTTTGAGGCGCAATTGATCATTCCCCAAAATATAGATTACAAATTTGGAGAAGGGATTATCCGCTTATATGCCCGGGAAGAAAGCAGTCAACTGGAAGCATTTGGGGCCCAATCCGTCATTATCGGAGGGTCTGATTCCAGGCCGGCCAATGACCTTGAGGGGCCCCATATACAGCTTTTTGCGGAGGATAGCTTAAAGAAAGTTGAGGTTATTCCCAGCAAACAAATGAGGTTGCTGGTCCATCTTCAGGACTCCAGCGGCATTCAAATTTCTCCCAACAATCTCGGTCAGAACATTACCTTACAGATCAACCAAGGAAAAACTATAATTTTAAATGATCATTATTATTCCATAAATGATGGTTTTACCCGAGGAAGAATTGATATTACCCTTGATGACCTTCGGGAAGGGAATAATATTGTTCAGCTCACCGCCTTTGATAACCAAGGAAACTCTTCCACCGCTCAACTGGAAATACGGGTGGAAGGTTCTGACCAACTGTCCATATTGGACCACATGGCATTTCCCAATCCTGCTGAATCTGATTGCCATTTTTGGTTGGAACATAACCGGCCAGGGGAAACCCTAATTTGCCAATTGTCAATTTATTCTATGGAAGGCAGGGAAATATTTTCCACAAATAAGCGTTTTCCAAAAGCTGATAGGATTGTTGATGGTTTAGCCTGGTTTTTTTTACGAAACAAAACAAGTTTTCCCGCAAAAGGGACTTATATTTACAAATTAGAGCTTATGAGCGAAACGGACAATACGTCTGATTTGGCTAGTGGAAAAATCTATATTCAATGA
- the porV gene encoding type IX secretion system outer membrane channel protein PorV: MKIIKNNLKGFTFLASLFFITFIVKAQNSAIISGQEDGRRVIATAVPFLNFAPDSRHSAMGDVGVATSPDANSAHWNAAKLAFIDKKMGFSLSYSPWLGKLVPDMSLNYLTGYRRIDDVSTFGIDLRYFNMGDIQLTDGRGQDIGEFTPRDIAIGATYSRKLSENLSLGISARFIHSNLSGNIGASSGAEGRPGVSVGTDVGVYYQKEVLFSDKDALWSLGANVSNIGPKLTYNSAEDLDYIPTNFRMGTALAINLDEYNDLTFALDLNKLMVPTPPIYARNEDGSLRQDSNGDPIIESGKDPNRSLISGIFGSFADAPDGFGEEMQEFMISFGVEYEYAEKFALRTGYFHENQNKGGRKYFTMGVGFNIKRLGFDFSYLVPQKQNHPLAETLRFSLAYDIPKP; this comes from the coding sequence ATGAAAATAATAAAAAACAACTTGAAAGGATTTACTTTTTTAGCTTCGCTATTTTTCATCACATTTATTGTAAAGGCACAAAATTCTGCCATAATCTCCGGTCAGGAAGATGGTAGAAGGGTCATTGCCACTGCTGTTCCATTTTTGAATTTTGCACCTGACAGCAGGCACTCTGCTATGGGTGATGTGGGGGTAGCCACCTCCCCGGATGCCAACTCCGCCCACTGGAATGCTGCCAAACTAGCTTTTATAGATAAAAAAATGGGTTTCTCTCTTTCCTATTCTCCCTGGTTGGGAAAATTGGTTCCTGATATGTCCCTCAATTACCTTACTGGTTATCGCAGGATTGATGATGTTTCCACTTTTGGAATTGATTTGAGATACTTTAATATGGGAGATATCCAACTGACCGATGGAAGGGGCCAGGATATTGGAGAGTTTACCCCAAGGGATATCGCCATTGGGGCCACATATTCCAGAAAACTGTCTGAAAACCTTTCCCTAGGAATTTCAGCACGCTTTATCCATTCCAATTTATCAGGAAATATAGGGGCTTCCAGTGGAGCAGAAGGTCGCCCCGGTGTTAGTGTGGGTACGGATGTAGGGGTTTATTACCAAAAAGAAGTCCTTTTTTCGGATAAAGATGCCTTATGGTCACTGGGAGCCAATGTCAGCAATATCGGCCCCAAACTGACATATAACAGTGCAGAGGATCTGGATTATATTCCTACCAACTTCAGAATGGGTACTGCATTGGCCATCAACCTTGATGAATACAATGATTTAACCTTTGCCCTTGATTTGAACAAATTAATGGTCCCTACTCCCCCTATCTATGCAAGAAATGAGGATGGCTCCTTACGACAGGACAGCAATGGTGATCCCATTATTGAAAGCGGCAAAGATCCTAACCGCTCCCTGATCAGTGGTATCTTTGGTTCTTTTGCCGATGCACCGGATGGTTTTGGTGAGGAAATGCAAGAGTTTATGATTTCCTTTGGTGTTGAATATGAGTATGCAGAAAAATTTGCCCTTAGGACCGGCTATTTCCATGAAAACCAAAATAAAGGCGGAAGAAAATATTTTACCATGGGGGTTGGTTTTAATATTAAAAGGTTAGGGTTTGATTTCTCCTATTTGGTACCCCAAAAGCAAAACCACCCCTTGGCAGAAACTTTAAGATTCTCCCTGGCTTACGACATTCCAAAACCTTAA